GGAACCAGCAGGCCAACGCACTGACGAAAGCGACCGCCAGGCAGGCGCGCTACACGCAGCGCCGGATAGAAAAGGCCATCCAGGGCCAGATTGCAGAAACGGCCGGCAAGGACATGCGCCTGCCCAACGTGCTGCTGGCGTTGAACGCACTGGCCATCCTGCCGGCACTGGCCAATGCCAATACCCGGCGCGACGAGCGCACCACCACCGAGCTGATGGGCGCGATGGCGGGGCTGGTGGGCAGCATGCGGCAGTGGCGGGCCGACCTGTACGAGAAGGCGCTGTTCAAGCAGCTGCCCGACGCGGTCTACAAGACCCACAAGGCGGGCATGGCGAGGGCGACGCAGGCGGAGTTGCTGGCGATGAAGGCGGGGGCGGCGCACCTCGTGGTGGCGGGGGCGGTTGTGGGGGTGGGGTGGGATGCGGTGGATGGAAGAAAGGCGCAGCGCGAAGATGAGAGTGCGCTTGCCTGGGCGTATTACGGGCGTGCCGCGACTGGCGGTGCCACCATCTTCGGCACTATCGTTGGCGCCAGTTATCTCGAAGCCCCACTCCGGCTGGTGCGCTTCAACCTCGTCACGGCAATTGCTTCCGGCGCATTGACCATCGCCATCGGCAAGCTCAAGGGCGATGCCTGGGCCAACTGGCTGCAAGCCCAGCCTTTCCATCAGGCCAACAGCAAGAAGATCCCTCACAAGAGCGAAAAAGAGACGATGAGCAAGCTGGCCGATGCACTGACGGAATTTGATTAAGGGTCGACATGTTCAATTGCGAATCTGGTTTTGTTGTTCACCGAAAGAAGCACGGGCAGCGTGAAGCCGTCGAGTTGATTGCAGACATCAACCGCTACACGAAGCTCCAGTCACCCAAGGACAAGCCAAAGAAGAACGGGGACTCGCAGCCTACGCTGGACTGGCAGCGTGCACTGTTTGATCGCAACGAGCACTTCATTGAGCTCTCCAACATGGGGGGGGAGGACAGGTCGTTGATGTTGATGTTGACGGGATTGCTCTTAGGTCTACTTGGGTTCGCTGTATTTGTTTGGATATCAATGACAGTAGATCAGCCTGTGTTCAGTAAATGGTGGAACCTATCGATGTTCTTTGGAGCATGCATGACATCAGTCGTGCTCTGGCTCAACTACATGCTCTGGCCCCTCCAGTACGCGCCCAACTTCTTCACCCTCCTGCGCGCGCGCTACCGCTTCAACCGAACCGCCCGCAAGGTCTATGTGCTGCGCCCCGCGCGCTACGGCGGCAACGTGGTGCTGGACTGGGACCGCGTGCAGGCCCATGTGGACTGGTGCGCCCCGCGAGAGATGACCCATGATGACCTGCGCGACCCCGTGGCGCGCCAGGCCCGCCAGGACAACCGAGGCGGCCAGTTCGGCCTCTGCGGCCTGGTCCTGTACTGGCCACCCCTGGATGCTGCCGACAAGGAGCGCAAGGGCGAAGATGTCCTGTGGGTCGGCCCCAAGCTGGCCGGAGAAAACCTCTGGCAGTACATCCGCACCTTCATGGAAGAAGGCATGGATGCGGTGCCCGAGCCCACGGAGTACGAGTGGCTGCGCAAGGGCTTCCATTCGGTGGGCCAGCACGTCGAGGAGACCGTGCTCGGGCCGTCCCGCGTGCTCGACCGCCTCGGTGGGCGTGCGGGCGAAGGCGAGGCGTCCGCCCAGACCCACTTCAACTTCATGCTCAACGCCGTGTGGGCGCCGCTGCACTGCCTGGCCGAGCGGCTGTGTTCGTGGCCGACCTTCCCCGAGGAATGGAACAGCGACTGTGGCCAGAAGCGGCGCGAGAGCGGCCTGGGGCCCGAAGAGCCGCTGCGGTGGACGGCCAGATGAAGCTTTGCCGCCGAAAAGAGACGATGAGCAAGCTGGCCAATGCGTTGGCGGAAATCGAGTAAGAGGCCGGCATGTTCAATTGCGAATCTGGTTTTGTTGTTCACCGCAAGAAGCACGGGCAGCGTGAAGCCGTCGAACTGATTGCAGACATCAACCACCACACCAAACTCCAGACACCCAAGGACAAGCCGAAGAAGAACGGGGACTCGCAGGCGGCGCTGGACTGGCAGCGCGCATTGTTTGATCGCAACGAGCATTTCATCGAGCTGTCCAACATGGGGGAGGAGGACAGGTCGTTGATGTTGATGTTGTCAGGTTTTTTGCTGGTGGGGCTCTTCGGGCTAGCCGTTCTTGCTTGGACACTCGAATTAGCTGGTGGGCATGCATCTACGAACGATTTGTACTGGGGAATACTGTTTGCTTTCGGTATGACGGCCTTTGCCCTGTGGCTCAACTACATGCTCTGGCCCCTCCAGTACGCGCCCAACTTCTTCACCCTCCTGCGCGCGCGCTACCGCTTCAACCGAACCACCCGCAAGGTCTATGTGCTGCGCCCCGCGCGCTACGGCGGCAACGTGGTGCTGGACTGGGACCGCGTGCAGGCCCATGTGGACTGGTGCGCCCCGCGCGAGATGACCCATGATGACCTGCGCGACCCCGTGGCGCGCCAGGCCCGCCAGGACAACCGAGGCGGCCAGTTCGGCCTCTGCGGCCTGGTCCTGTACTGGCCACCCCTGGATGCTGCCGACAAGGAGCGCAAGGGCGAAGATGTCCTGTGGGTCGGCCCCAAGCTGGCCGGAGAAAACCTCTGGCAGTACATCCGCATCTTCATGGAAGAAGGCATGGATGCGGTGCCCGAGCCCACGGAGTACGAGTGGCTGCGCAAGGGCTTCCATACGGTAGGCCAGCACGTCGAGGAGACCGTGCTCGGGCCGTCCCGCGTGCTCGACCGCCTCGGTGGGCGTGCGGGCGAAGGCGAGGCGTCCGCCCAGACCCACTTCAACTTCATGCTCAACGCCGTGTGGGCGCCGCTGCACTGCCTGGCCGAACGTCTTTGTTCGTGGCCGACCTTCCCCGAGGAATGGAACAGCGACTGTGGCCAGAAGCGGCGCGAGAGCGGCCTGGGGCCCGAAGAGCCGCTGCGGTGGACGGCCAGATGAAGCTGCCCAGATAAAGACGCCCTGTTTATGCCTCTTCTGGAAAAAGTCAAGCTCGCCGCCGAAGGCCACGTCAAGCATGCCGAGCAAAGGCTGGTGGAGGCGTCCCGGCCGCCGGTACCGCCCGAAACCCTGCTGAACGGCCGGCAGCAGCTCGCACGCCTGTCACCGCAACCCGACCGGCGCGTGGCTGTGCTGGCCGCGCCGGCGCCGCTGATCGAAGCGGCACGGCCGCTGCTCAATGTCCTGGTGAACCTGCCGCAGACGCCGCTCGACGCCGACCAGCTCACGGCCTTGCATGCGCTGCTGGCGCGCGAGATTGCCAGCTTCCAGTCGGTGTGCCGCGAAGCGCGCATGCCCATCGAGGAAATCTTCGGCGCCAGCTATGCCCTCTGCGCTGCCCTGGACGAAGCGGCCTGCATGACGTGCTGGGGCGGCGCCACCGGCGAAGAAGCGGGGGAGTGGGCCTCGCGCCTCTTGGCGGTGCAGTTTCATGGCGATGCCCAGGGTGGCGTGAAGATGTTCAAGCTGCTGGGGCTGGTGTTGCCTCTGGCACCCATGCACATCGACCTTCTGGACCTGCTCCATCGCATCCTGGAGATGGGCTTCATGGGCAAGTATCGCGAATCCCCGAGGGGTCCCCGTGTGCTGGACGATCTCTGCCGCAAGCTCGAAGACAAGATCACGACCGTGCGAAGGCAGCAGGCGGAGGAGGCGGAATGGGAACGAGCCAATCCCCCGCCAGCGATCGCCGAAGCGCCAGACCCCCAGGTGCCGCGTGCCGAGATGCCGGAGTGGGCCGCCTTTGTATTGCAGGAAATCGTGCCGCTGGTGGTGATAGCAGCGGTTGCAGCGGTAGTCGTCTGGTGGTTCTTTTTTCAGGGGAGACAATTTTCATCATGAGCGCCCAACAAATCATCCTGGACCACGACAAGTGGCGCAAGGGCGCCGGCGGCGCACCGGCTGGACTTGCAAGTGAAAGCGACGGCAATGTCTATGCGGGTCTGGACCTCAACCTGATCACGTTCACGTTCAGCAACTTCAGCGGCAGCAGCTTCACTTCGACAACCTTCCGCGACGCCGTCTGGACGTCATGCCGGTTCATCGGCTGCTCTTTCAGCCATTGCGACATGCAGGCCATCAAGATCAGCGGCTGCACCTTCATGAGCTGCACGTTCAGCGCCTCGCAGCTCAAGGACAGCACCCTTGCCAACTGCTCGTTCAGCCAATGCAACTGGTCGGACCTGAACTTCGATGCGAGCCAATGGGCGCAAGTGAAGCTGCTGGACTGCACCGGCCGGCAGGTGAACGCGGTGGACCTCCGGGGCGATCAGGTCGACTTCACGGGCAGCCAGTTCGAGGACATGCAACTCACCGGCGCTCGGATCAATTGAAGATGAAGACACGATGCCAGCGCGAAGACCTCGACCATTGTCAGGCAACGGCAGCATCTGATGAAGTGATGCAGGTGAGCGTGAAGCACGAGACGAACATGAACTCCAAAGGTGTTGCATGAGCCTTCCAGCAGACAAGCCCGAGACCAAGTCGATCAGCGTGCAGACACTATTGACTGTACTTCCCGTCTTGTCTGGTGGGTTGTATGCCATCGGCATGACTTACCAGGAAGGTTACTTCGCCGGTTTCGGCGTGGAGAGCTCGTCGTTCTCCTTGCCGCCAGATCGCATTCTGTTCCTGGGCTTGACTTCGCTGATCTCGTTTGGCATTGGGCCATTGGCCTACAGCGTTCTCGTCCTGCTGGCATTGGTTTCGGCTGTCTTGATTGCGGCTGTCCTGTCTTCGCTTCCCGCTGTAAAACAACGTCAGGCAAGGTCCGCCGAGTGGCTGGCTTCCAAGCGAAGCACGAGCAAACCCGCGCCTTCGATGATCGCTTTGATTGACAAGGGCGAGGTGCTCTACGGCTATGTCGTCGGGATACTGGCTATCGCCTTTGCGCTCGTTCTGGCAGCGGTCTTCTCATGGAAGACGGGCACGGAGCATGCCGAGATCGACATCAAGAAATGGCAGGACGGGCGGACGCGGATTTCGACTTTTGTGGTTGATGGCGAACTCCCATTGTCATCGTTCCAAATTGCATGTGGCGCGATCTATTGCGCTTTCTGGACAGGCAGTGAAGCGCGGTTGGTACGACACGAGCAGATCAAGCAATTGAAGTCGCGCCCACCTGCTGCGGAGAATTCGGCAGCGGTACCCAGTACCGGCAGATAAGACCCCGGAGTCCAGCGGCAGGCCGGACAATCAGATAGCGAAAACAAGCTTAACGAGCTGATGCCGGTTCATACGGGGCGCGGCGCGTACAAGGAAGAAGCTCATGCGCGCTCGGCATTGCCTCGCAAAGCCCGCCGGTACTGCACCGCCTCGGCCACGTGCTCCGTGCGCACCGACTCGGCGCCCGCAAGATCAGCCACCGTGCGCGCCACCTTGAGCGCGCGGTGCGTGCTGCGCGCGGACCAGCCGAGCTTGGCGGCGGCGTTGACCATGAACTTGCGGGCCGCATCGTCGAGCGCGGCGTGCTGGTCGATGGCGCCGGCCTGCAGCGCCTGGTTGGGGCTGCCCTGGCGCTGCAGAGCGAAATCGCGAGCGGCCATCACGCGGATGCGGATGGCGGCTGTCGATTCGCCGGCGGGCGCGCCGAGCAGCTGCTGCGCCGAGACGGCGGGCACTTCGATGTGCAGGTCGATGCGGTCGAGCAGCGGGCCGCTGAGCTTGCCCTGGTAGCGCAGGATCTGGTCGGGCGTGCAGCGGCAGGACTTGAGGCTGGAGCCCAGATAGCCGCAAGGGCAGGGGTTCATTGCCGCGATGAGCTGGAAGCGGGCGGGAAACTCGGCGCGCCGGGCGGCCCGCGCGATGGTGATGGTGCCGGTCTCGAGCGGCTCGCGCAGGGCCTCGAGCGCCGAGCGCGCGAACTCGGGGAATTCGTCCAGGAACAGCACGCCGTGGTGCGCCTGCGAGATCTCGCCCGGCCGCGGCGGCGATCCGCCGCCCACCAGCGCCACGGCGCTCGAGGTGTGGTGCGGCGCTGAGGTGGGCCGCGTCATCCAGCGCGCGGTCGAGAAGCTGCCGCCCAGGCTGGCCACCGCCGCGCTCTCCAGCGCCTCGTCCACGGTCATGGGCGGCAGCAAGCCGGCAAAGCGCTGTGCCAGCATGGACTTGCCCGAGCCGGGCTCCCCGACCATCAGCAGGCTGTGTCCGCCCGCGGCCGCGATCTCCAGGGCGCGGCGGGCGCCGGCATGCCCCTTCACGTCGGACAGGTCGGCATAGAGCGGCATGGCGGCTGCGGCCGCTGCCTGCACCCGGGCCCAGCCGTCCGCGGCCGGCGGCTCGGCCTGCGGCCCGGCGGCGTCCTCGGCCATGAAGCGCCGCACCACGTCCAGCAGGTGTTTGGCGCCGTAGACCTCGCCGCCGGGCACCAGTGCGGCCTCTTGCGCGCTTTCGGTGGGCAGCACCAGCCGGGTGGCGATGCCGCGGGTGTGAAGGGCCAGCGCCATGGCCAGCGCGCCGCGCACGGGCCGCAGTTCGCCCGAGAGGGAGAGTTCGCCGGCAAATTCATGGCCGGCAAGGCGGGCGCCCTGGATCTGATCGCTGGCCGCCAGGATGCCGAGCGCAATGGGGAGGTCGAAGCGGCCGGAATCCTTGGGCAGGTCGGCCGGCGCCAGGTTGACCGTGATCCGCTTGTTGTTGGGAAATTCGAGCCCGGCGTTCTGGATGGCCGACCGCACGCGTTCGCGGGCTTCCTTGACTTCTGTTTCGGCCAGGCCCACGAGCGTGAAGCTCGGCAAGCCGTTGGCCAAATGCACCTCAACCGTGACGCTGGCCGCTTCCAGGCCCAGCAAAGCACGGCTTTGCACCAAAGACAAGCTCATTTTTATGACTCTCCCCATTGTGGTGCGCCCATTTTTGGCCGGGCTTGTGCACCGCGGGGTCCGTCGGACCCCGCATTTGAAACGTTTGTAAATTTCGTCGGGGCGTGTGGATGAGCGGGGAGCCGGGCTGCGCGGCTGCAGAACGAGCACTTTGGCACGCTCCCTGCTACGAGACGGTGAACCCCCTTAACTTCCAACCCACTCCGAGGAGTCTCGATGATGCACCGTAAATTCGCCCAGGCAATGGCCGTGGCCGCCCTTGCTGCCCTGCCCATTGCTGGCGAGCGCCCAGCTCACGGGGAACGTGGCCCTGACCAGCAACTACAAGTTCCGCGGGCAGGACCAGGACATGATCGGGAAGAACGACTACGCCAAGACCAAGGGCTTCAAGCCCGCGATCCAGGGCGGCTTCGACTACGCCTTCGGCGAAACCGGCTTCTACATCGGCAACTGGAACTCCAGCGTCAACTGGCTCCAGGGCAACAGCATCGAGAGCGACATCTACGGCGGCTACAAGTTCAAGGCCGGTCCGTTCGACATGGACGTGGGCGCGCTCAGCTACATCTATCCGGGCAACTCCGCCGGCAACACCACCGAGCTCTATGGCGCCGGCACCTGGGCCGACGAGGCCATCGGCTCGTTCACGCTGAAGTACTCGCACACCGTGTCGAAGGACTACTTCGGCTACGCGGGCAACAAGGCCGGCTCGGGCCTGAAGGGCCGCAACACCGGCTACCTGAACCTGGCCTACAGCAAGGAAATCGTGCCCAAGCTCACGCTGAAGGCGGCCGTGGGCTACACCCACATGTCCAGCGACATCCGCAGCCTGGGCTTCAAGAGCTATGTCGACTACAACGTGGGCGTGTCTTACGACTTCGGCAACGGCCTGGCACTGGCCGGCTCGCTGCAGGGCGCCAACAAGAAGAGCTCCTACCTCGCGGTGAGCAACCCGGGCTACGACTTCGGCTTCGGCACCTTCGGCCAGCAGACCTATTCGCCGAACAAGGCGCGCTTCATCGTCACGCTCAGCAAGACGCTGTAAACACAAGAACAAGGTGCGGCCCAAGCTGCCGCACCATTCATTCCATCCAAGAAGGAGAAAGTCATGAAGCTGGTCACAGCCATCATCAAACCGTTCAAGCTCGACGAGGTGCGCGAAGCACTGTCGGCCATCGGCGTGCAGGGCATCACGGTCACGGAAGTCAAGGGATTCGGGCGCCAGAAGGGCCACACCGAGCTGTACCGCGGCGCCGAGTACGTGGTCGACTTCCTGCCCAAGGTCAAGATCGAAGCGGCAGTGTCCGACGACCTCGTCGACCGCGTGATCGAAGCGGTCGAAGGTGCGGCCCGCACCGGCAAGATCGGCGACGGGAAGATTTTTGTCTACAACCTCGAGCAGGTCGTCCGCATCCGCACCGGTGAAACCGGCCGCGAAGCTCTCTGATCAGCCCGGAAAACAACAACCATGAAAAAACTGCTTGTTTCTCTCGCGCTCGGACTGAGCCTGCTTGCTGCAGGCACCGCGAGCTTCGCCCAGGCGCCTGCTGCCACGGCAGAGGCGCCCGCGGCATCGGCGCCCGCAGCGGCCGCACCGGCACCCGCGGCCACTCCGGCTGCAGCAGCCCCTGCCGCCGCAGAGGCCGCACCCGCTGCGGCGCCCGCTCCTTCGTTCAACAAGGGTGACACCAGCTGGATGATGCTGTCCACGCTGCTCGTCATCATGATGACCGTCCCCGGCCTGGCCCTGTTCTACGGCGGCCTCGTTCGCAGCAAGAACATGCTGTCGGTGCTCATGCAGGTGATGGTCACCTTCTCGATGATCGTGGTGCTGTGGCTGATCTACGGCTACAGCCTCGCGTTCACCGAGGGGAACGCCTTCTTCGGCGGATTCGACCGGCTCTTCATGAAGGGGATCTTCGATCCGGCCACCGGCGTGTTCGCGCCCGGCGCCACCTTCAGCAAGGGCGTCTACATCCCCGAGCTGCTGTTCGCCGCGTTCCAGGCCACCTTCGCCGGCATCACCTGCTGCCTGATCGTGGGTGCCTTCGCGGAGCGCGCCAAGTTCTCGGCCGTGCTGCTGTTCATGGTGATCTGGTTCACCTTCAGCTATGCGCCGCTGGCCCACATGGTCTGGTTCTGGCTCGGCCCCGATGCCTACACCGCCGCCAACGTGGTGGATGCCAACAACGCCAAGGCCGGCCTGATCTGGCAATGGGGTGCGCTCGACTTCGCGGGCGGCACCGTGGTGCACATCAACGCCGCTGTCGCAGGCCTGGTCGGTGCATTCGTGATCGGCAAGCGCGTCGGCTACGGCAAGGAAGCCTTCACGCCGCATTCGCTCACGCTCACCATGGTCGGCGCCTCGCTGCTGTGGGTCGGCTGGTTCGGCTTCAATGCAGGTTCGGCGCTCGAAGCCGGCACCAGCGCCGTGCTCGCCTTCATGAACACGTTCACCGCCACCTCGGCCGCCGTGCTCGCATGGTGCATCGGTGAAGCGCTGATGCGCGGCAAGGCCTCGATGCTGGGCGCCGCCTCGGGCGCCGTCGCAGGCCTCGTGGCCATCACCCCGGCCGCCGGCAACGTCGGCCTGATGGGCGCCATCATCATCGGCTTCATCGCCGGCTTCGCCTGCCTCTGGGGCGTCAACGGCCTCAAGAAGCTGCTGGGCGCGGACGACTCGCTCGACGTGTTCGGCGTGCACGGTGTCGGCGGTATCGTCGGCGCGCTGCTCACCGGCGTGTTCAACACCCAGGCACTCGGCGGCCCCGGCCTCGTGGGCGACTGGGTCACGGCCAGCGTGGTGTCCAACGGCATCGGCGCACAGGTCTGGATCCAGCTCAAGGGCGTGCTGCTGACCATCGTCTGGTCGGGCGTGG
The Variovorax sp. OAS795 genome window above contains:
- a CDS encoding MFS transporter, encoding MFNCESGFVVHRKKHGQREAVELIADINHHTKLQTPKDKPKKNGDSQAALDWQRALFDRNEHFIELSNMGEEDRSLMLMLSGFLLVGLFGLAVLAWTLELAGGHASTNDLYWGILFAFGMTAFALWLNYMLWPLQYAPNFFTLLRARYRFNRTTRKVYVLRPARYGGNVVLDWDRVQAHVDWCAPREMTHDDLRDPVARQARQDNRGGQFGLCGLVLYWPPLDAADKERKGEDVLWVGPKLAGENLWQYIRIFMEEGMDAVPEPTEYEWLRKGFHTVGQHVEETVLGPSRVLDRLGGRAGEGEASAQTHFNFMLNAVWAPLHCLAERLCSWPTFPEEWNSDCGQKRRESGLGPEEPLRWTAR
- the icmH gene encoding type IVB secretion system protein IcmH/DotU; its protein translation is MPLLEKVKLAAEGHVKHAEQRLVEASRPPVPPETLLNGRQQLARLSPQPDRRVAVLAAPAPLIEAARPLLNVLVNLPQTPLDADQLTALHALLAREIASFQSVCREARMPIEEIFGASYALCAALDEAACMTCWGGATGEEAGEWASRLLAVQFHGDAQGGVKMFKLLGLVLPLAPMHIDLLDLLHRILEMGFMGKYRESPRGPRVLDDLCRKLEDKITTVRRQQAEEAEWERANPPPAIAEAPDPQVPRAEMPEWAAFVLQEIVPLVVIAAVAAVVVWWFFFQGRQFSS
- a CDS encoding pentapeptide repeat-containing protein; this encodes MSAQQIILDHDKWRKGAGGAPAGLASESDGNVYAGLDLNLITFTFSNFSGSSFTSTTFRDAVWTSCRFIGCSFSHCDMQAIKISGCTFMSCTFSASQLKDSTLANCSFSQCNWSDLNFDASQWAQVKLLDCTGRQVNAVDLRGDQVDFTGSQFEDMQLTGARIN
- a CDS encoding YifB family Mg chelatase-like AAA ATPase, which produces MSLSLVQSRALLGLEAASVTVEVHLANGLPSFTLVGLAETEVKEARERVRSAIQNAGLEFPNNKRITVNLAPADLPKDSGRFDLPIALGILAASDQIQGARLAGHEFAGELSLSGELRPVRGALAMALALHTRGIATRLVLPTESAQEAALVPGGEVYGAKHLLDVVRRFMAEDAAGPQAEPPAADGWARVQAAAAAAMPLYADLSDVKGHAGARRALEIAAAGGHSLLMVGEPGSGKSMLAQRFAGLLPPMTVDEALESAAVASLGGSFSTARWMTRPTSAPHHTSSAVALVGGGSPPRPGEISQAHHGVLFLDEFPEFARSALEALREPLETGTITIARAARRAEFPARFQLIAAMNPCPCGYLGSSLKSCRCTPDQILRYQGKLSGPLLDRIDLHIEVPAVSAQQLLGAPAGESTAAIRIRVMAARDFALQRQGSPNQALQAGAIDQHAALDDAARKFMVNAAAKLGWSARSTHRALKVARTVADLAGAESVRTEHVAEAVQYRRALRGNAERA
- the glnK gene encoding P-II family nitrogen regulator; amino-acid sequence: MKLVTAIIKPFKLDEVREALSAIGVQGITVTEVKGFGRQKGHTELYRGAEYVVDFLPKVKIEAAVSDDLVDRVIEAVEGAARTGKIGDGKIFVYNLEQVVRIRTGETGREAL
- the amt gene encoding ammonium transporter translates to MKKLLVSLALGLSLLAAGTASFAQAPAATAEAPAASAPAAAAPAPAATPAAAAPAAAEAAPAAAPAPSFNKGDTSWMMLSTLLVIMMTVPGLALFYGGLVRSKNMLSVLMQVMVTFSMIVVLWLIYGYSLAFTEGNAFFGGFDRLFMKGIFDPATGVFAPGATFSKGVYIPELLFAAFQATFAGITCCLIVGAFAERAKFSAVLLFMVIWFTFSYAPLAHMVWFWLGPDAYTAANVVDANNAKAGLIWQWGALDFAGGTVVHINAAVAGLVGAFVIGKRVGYGKEAFTPHSLTLTMVGASLLWVGWFGFNAGSALEAGTSAVLAFMNTFTATSAAVLAWCIGEALMRGKASMLGAASGAVAGLVAITPAAGNVGLMGAIIIGFIAGFACLWGVNGLKKLLGADDSLDVFGVHGVGGIVGALLTGVFNTQALGGPGLVGDWVTASVVSNGIGAQVWIQLKGVLLTIVWSGVVAFIAFKIADLTIGLRVSEEEEREGLDISSHGETAYNR